One Ricinus communis isolate WT05 ecotype wild-type chromosome 1, ASM1957865v1, whole genome shotgun sequence DNA window includes the following coding sequences:
- the LOC8268186 gene encoding protein KINESIN LIGHT CHAIN-RELATED 2 isoform X2 codes for MAASLLFSLPLSNNRIAQACVPFLPSHQNGMRCFSMFLQKKRCNFEPYMILSKTMNRQCIFKTFASVSSINADMVFQEDVASSGSSNESAFLRSRPLLDDPSNPSNGVNDFARQLQELFDEVKAMILMGNSSDAMDLLQANYEIVKELIDAGARGIEEAAMLDIIALGYMAIGDLGTVGSILNLLNMVIKNLKDDGPLLDSVLMHMGSMYSALGKFEKSMIAYQRVISVLESKYGESSIFIVPPLLGMGKVLGSIGRVNKATEVYQRVIIILESGRGAESKELVVPLFGLGNLLMKEGRTTDAEIHFIRILNIYRKLYGENDGRYGMALCSVANLKCSTGNVEEAIDLYRKALEVIKDSNYMAKDDTVMEKMRIDLAELLHVVGRGKEGRELLEECLLITEEYKGKEHPSSVAHLLNLATSYSQSKNFVEAERLLRISLEIMMKTVSPEDQSVTFPMLQLAMTLYNLNRDEEAEQLAVEVLRIREKAFGKDSLPVGEALDCLVSIQTRLERADTELLELLKRVLKIQEKEFGYESEEILQTLKKIVFYLAKVGRKDEKFSMQKRLSVLRTKYKQMVRY; via the exons ATGGCAGCTTCGCTCCTATTTTCTCTACCATTAAGCAACAATCg GATTGCTCAGGCATGTGTTCCCTTCCTTCCAAGCCACCAGAATGGCATGAGATGCTTCTCAATGTTTCTCCAAAAGAAGAGATGCAACTTTGAACCATACATGATACTCAGTAAAACCATGAATCGTCAGTGTATATTTAAAACTTTTGCTTCAGTTTCCTCGATAAATGCAGATATGGTTTTCCAAGAAGATGTTGCTTCATCAGGTTCTTCAAATGAAAGTGCCTTCCTAAG GTCTAGACCATTGCTTGATGATCCAAGTAATCCTTCAAATGGAGTGAACGATTTTGCGAGACAATTGCAAGAGTTATTTGATGAAGTGAAGGCAATGATTTTAATGGGAAACAGCAGTGATGCTATGGACTTACTCCAAGCAAATTATGAAATTGTGAAAGAACTGATCGATGCAGGTGCTAGAGGCATTGAAGAAGCTGCTATGCTTGACATCATAGCCTTGGGATACATGGCTATTGGTGATTTAGGGACTGTCGGCTCTATACTGAATTTG TTGAATATGgttattaaaaatctaaaagatgATGGGCCCCTTCTGGATTCAGTGCTTATGCATATGGGAAGCATGTATTCAGCTTTGGGAAAGTTTGAGAAATCTATGATCGCATATCAGAGAGTGATTAGTGTCCTAGAAAGCAAATATG GGGAAAGTAGTATTTTTATAGTCCCACCCTTGCTGGGGATGGGAAAAGTACTTGGTTCCATTGGAAGAGTGAACAAAGCAACAGAGGTCTACCAACgtgtaataattattttggaatCAGGCAGAGGCGCTGAGAGCAAAGAATTGGTGGTTCCTTTATTTGGTCTAGGCAATCTCTTGATGAAGGAAGGAAGAACCACAGATGCAGagattcattttattag AATTTTAAACATTTATAGGAAGCTATATGGGGAAAATGATGGAAGATACGGCATGGCTTTGTGTTCCGTAGCCAATTTAAAGTGCTCAACAG GGAATGTAGAAGAAGCCATTGACTTGTATAGAAAAGCTCTTGAGGTTATCAAGGACTCAAATTATATGGCTAAGGATGATACTGTCATGGAGAAGATGAGGATTGATTTGGCAGAATTACTTCATGTTGTAGGAAG AGGAAAAGAAGGCCGAGAGCTGCTAGAGGAATGCTTGTTGATAACTGAAGAATATAAAGGAAAGGAGCATCCAAGCTCAGTTGCCCACCTTCTGAATCTTGCAACCTCCTATTCACAATCAAAGAACTTTGTTGAGGCTGAGCGCTTGTTGAGGATAAGTTTGGAGATCATGATGAAAACTGTGAGCCCTGAGGATCAATCTGTCACCTTCCCAATGTTGCAACTTGCAATGACTCTGTACAATTTAAATCGAGATGAAGAAGCAGAGCAACTTGCTGTAGAGGTTTTGCGCATTCGTGAGAAGGCATTTGGAAAAGATTCTCTTCCTGTTG GGGAGGCTCTGGACTGTTTGGTATCCATCCAGACCAGATTAGAGAGAGCTGATACTGAATTGCTAGAGTTGCTCAAGCGGGTGTTGAAAATTCAAGAGAAAGAGTTTGGTTATGAGAGTGAAGAGATTTTACAAACCCTAAAGAAAATTGTATTCTACTTGGCTAAAGTAGGAAGAAAGGATGAGAAATTTTCCATGCAGAAAAGATTATCTGTGCTCAGGACAAAGTATAAGCAAATGGTTCGATACTAG
- the LOC8268186 gene encoding protein KINESIN LIGHT CHAIN-RELATED 2 isoform X3, translated as MRCFSMFLQKKRCNFEPYMILSKTMNRQCIFKTFASVSSINADMVFQEDVASSGSSNESAFLSRSRPLLDDPSNPSNGVNDFARQLQELFDEVKAMILMGNSSDAMDLLQANYEIVKELIDAGARGIEEAAMLDIIALGYMAIGDLGTVGSILNLLNMVIKNLKDDGPLLDSVLMHMGSMYSALGKFEKSMIAYQRVISVLESKYGESSIFIVPPLLGMGKVLGSIGRVNKATEVYQRVIIILESGRGAESKELVVPLFGLGNLLMKEGRTTDAEIHFIRILNIYRKLYGENDGRYGMALCSVANLKCSTGNVEEAIDLYRKALEVIKDSNYMAKDDTVMEKMRIDLAELLHVVGRGKEGRELLEECLLITEEYKGKEHPSSVAHLLNLATSYSQSKNFVEAERLLRISLEIMMKTVSPEDQSVTFPMLQLAMTLYNLNRDEEAEQLAVEVLRIREKAFGKDSLPVGEALDCLVSIQTRLERADTELLELLKRVLKIQEKEFGYESEEILQTLKKIVFYLAKVGRKDEKFSMQKRLSVLRTKYKQMVRY; from the exons ATGAGATGCTTCTCAATGTTTCTCCAAAAGAAGAGATGCAACTTTGAACCATACATGATACTCAGTAAAACCATGAATCGTCAGTGTATATTTAAAACTTTTGCTTCAGTTTCCTCGATAAATGCAGATATGGTTTTCCAAGAAGATGTTGCTTCATCAGGTTCTTCAAATGAAAGTGCCTTCCTAAG CAGGTCTAGACCATTGCTTGATGATCCAAGTAATCCTTCAAATGGAGTGAACGATTTTGCGAGACAATTGCAAGAGTTATTTGATGAAGTGAAGGCAATGATTTTAATGGGAAACAGCAGTGATGCTATGGACTTACTCCAAGCAAATTATGAAATTGTGAAAGAACTGATCGATGCAGGTGCTAGAGGCATTGAAGAAGCTGCTATGCTTGACATCATAGCCTTGGGATACATGGCTATTGGTGATTTAGGGACTGTCGGCTCTATACTGAATTTG TTGAATATGgttattaaaaatctaaaagatgATGGGCCCCTTCTGGATTCAGTGCTTATGCATATGGGAAGCATGTATTCAGCTTTGGGAAAGTTTGAGAAATCTATGATCGCATATCAGAGAGTGATTAGTGTCCTAGAAAGCAAATATG GGGAAAGTAGTATTTTTATAGTCCCACCCTTGCTGGGGATGGGAAAAGTACTTGGTTCCATTGGAAGAGTGAACAAAGCAACAGAGGTCTACCAACgtgtaataattattttggaatCAGGCAGAGGCGCTGAGAGCAAAGAATTGGTGGTTCCTTTATTTGGTCTAGGCAATCTCTTGATGAAGGAAGGAAGAACCACAGATGCAGagattcattttattag AATTTTAAACATTTATAGGAAGCTATATGGGGAAAATGATGGAAGATACGGCATGGCTTTGTGTTCCGTAGCCAATTTAAAGTGCTCAACAG GGAATGTAGAAGAAGCCATTGACTTGTATAGAAAAGCTCTTGAGGTTATCAAGGACTCAAATTATATGGCTAAGGATGATACTGTCATGGAGAAGATGAGGATTGATTTGGCAGAATTACTTCATGTTGTAGGAAG AGGAAAAGAAGGCCGAGAGCTGCTAGAGGAATGCTTGTTGATAACTGAAGAATATAAAGGAAAGGAGCATCCAAGCTCAGTTGCCCACCTTCTGAATCTTGCAACCTCCTATTCACAATCAAAGAACTTTGTTGAGGCTGAGCGCTTGTTGAGGATAAGTTTGGAGATCATGATGAAAACTGTGAGCCCTGAGGATCAATCTGTCACCTTCCCAATGTTGCAACTTGCAATGACTCTGTACAATTTAAATCGAGATGAAGAAGCAGAGCAACTTGCTGTAGAGGTTTTGCGCATTCGTGAGAAGGCATTTGGAAAAGATTCTCTTCCTGTTG GGGAGGCTCTGGACTGTTTGGTATCCATCCAGACCAGATTAGAGAGAGCTGATACTGAATTGCTAGAGTTGCTCAAGCGGGTGTTGAAAATTCAAGAGAAAGAGTTTGGTTATGAGAGTGAAGAGATTTTACAAACCCTAAAGAAAATTGTATTCTACTTGGCTAAAGTAGGAAGAAAGGATGAGAAATTTTCCATGCAGAAAAGATTATCTGTGCTCAGGACAAAGTATAAGCAAATGGTTCGATACTAG
- the LOC8268186 gene encoding protein KINESIN LIGHT CHAIN-RELATED 2 isoform X1 has translation MAASLLFSLPLSNNRIAQACVPFLPSHQNGMRCFSMFLQKKRCNFEPYMILSKTMNRQCIFKTFASVSSINADMVFQEDVASSGSSNESAFLSRSRPLLDDPSNPSNGVNDFARQLQELFDEVKAMILMGNSSDAMDLLQANYEIVKELIDAGARGIEEAAMLDIIALGYMAIGDLGTVGSILNLLNMVIKNLKDDGPLLDSVLMHMGSMYSALGKFEKSMIAYQRVISVLESKYGESSIFIVPPLLGMGKVLGSIGRVNKATEVYQRVIIILESGRGAESKELVVPLFGLGNLLMKEGRTTDAEIHFIRILNIYRKLYGENDGRYGMALCSVANLKCSTGNVEEAIDLYRKALEVIKDSNYMAKDDTVMEKMRIDLAELLHVVGRGKEGRELLEECLLITEEYKGKEHPSSVAHLLNLATSYSQSKNFVEAERLLRISLEIMMKTVSPEDQSVTFPMLQLAMTLYNLNRDEEAEQLAVEVLRIREKAFGKDSLPVGEALDCLVSIQTRLERADTELLELLKRVLKIQEKEFGYESEEILQTLKKIVFYLAKVGRKDEKFSMQKRLSVLRTKYKQMVRY, from the exons ATGGCAGCTTCGCTCCTATTTTCTCTACCATTAAGCAACAATCg GATTGCTCAGGCATGTGTTCCCTTCCTTCCAAGCCACCAGAATGGCATGAGATGCTTCTCAATGTTTCTCCAAAAGAAGAGATGCAACTTTGAACCATACATGATACTCAGTAAAACCATGAATCGTCAGTGTATATTTAAAACTTTTGCTTCAGTTTCCTCGATAAATGCAGATATGGTTTTCCAAGAAGATGTTGCTTCATCAGGTTCTTCAAATGAAAGTGCCTTCCTAAG CAGGTCTAGACCATTGCTTGATGATCCAAGTAATCCTTCAAATGGAGTGAACGATTTTGCGAGACAATTGCAAGAGTTATTTGATGAAGTGAAGGCAATGATTTTAATGGGAAACAGCAGTGATGCTATGGACTTACTCCAAGCAAATTATGAAATTGTGAAAGAACTGATCGATGCAGGTGCTAGAGGCATTGAAGAAGCTGCTATGCTTGACATCATAGCCTTGGGATACATGGCTATTGGTGATTTAGGGACTGTCGGCTCTATACTGAATTTG TTGAATATGgttattaaaaatctaaaagatgATGGGCCCCTTCTGGATTCAGTGCTTATGCATATGGGAAGCATGTATTCAGCTTTGGGAAAGTTTGAGAAATCTATGATCGCATATCAGAGAGTGATTAGTGTCCTAGAAAGCAAATATG GGGAAAGTAGTATTTTTATAGTCCCACCCTTGCTGGGGATGGGAAAAGTACTTGGTTCCATTGGAAGAGTGAACAAAGCAACAGAGGTCTACCAACgtgtaataattattttggaatCAGGCAGAGGCGCTGAGAGCAAAGAATTGGTGGTTCCTTTATTTGGTCTAGGCAATCTCTTGATGAAGGAAGGAAGAACCACAGATGCAGagattcattttattag AATTTTAAACATTTATAGGAAGCTATATGGGGAAAATGATGGAAGATACGGCATGGCTTTGTGTTCCGTAGCCAATTTAAAGTGCTCAACAG GGAATGTAGAAGAAGCCATTGACTTGTATAGAAAAGCTCTTGAGGTTATCAAGGACTCAAATTATATGGCTAAGGATGATACTGTCATGGAGAAGATGAGGATTGATTTGGCAGAATTACTTCATGTTGTAGGAAG AGGAAAAGAAGGCCGAGAGCTGCTAGAGGAATGCTTGTTGATAACTGAAGAATATAAAGGAAAGGAGCATCCAAGCTCAGTTGCCCACCTTCTGAATCTTGCAACCTCCTATTCACAATCAAAGAACTTTGTTGAGGCTGAGCGCTTGTTGAGGATAAGTTTGGAGATCATGATGAAAACTGTGAGCCCTGAGGATCAATCTGTCACCTTCCCAATGTTGCAACTTGCAATGACTCTGTACAATTTAAATCGAGATGAAGAAGCAGAGCAACTTGCTGTAGAGGTTTTGCGCATTCGTGAGAAGGCATTTGGAAAAGATTCTCTTCCTGTTG GGGAGGCTCTGGACTGTTTGGTATCCATCCAGACCAGATTAGAGAGAGCTGATACTGAATTGCTAGAGTTGCTCAAGCGGGTGTTGAAAATTCAAGAGAAAGAGTTTGGTTATGAGAGTGAAGAGATTTTACAAACCCTAAAGAAAATTGTATTCTACTTGGCTAAAGTAGGAAGAAAGGATGAGAAATTTTCCATGCAGAAAAGATTATCTGTGCTCAGGACAAAGTATAAGCAAATGGTTCGATACTAG
- the LOC8268186 gene encoding uncharacterized protein LOC8268186 isoform X4: MAASLLFSLPLSNNRIAQACVPFLPSHQNGMRCFSMFLQKKRCNFEPYMILSKTMNRQCIFKTFASVSSINADMVFQEDVASSGSSNESAFLSRSRPLLDDPSNPSNGVNDFARQLQELFDEVKAMILMGNSSDAMDLLQANYEIVKELIDAGARGIEEAAMLDIIALGYMAIGDLGTVGSILNLLNMVIKNLKDDGPLLDSVLMHMGSMYSALGKFEKSMIAYQRVISVLESKYGRGAESKELVVPLFGLGNLLMKEGRTTDAEIHFIRILNIYRKLYGENDGRYGMALCSVANLKCSTGNVEEAIDLYRKALEVIKDSNYMAKDDTVMEKMRIDLAELLHVVGRGKEGRELLEECLLITEEYKGKEHPSSVAHLLNLATSYSQSKNFVEAERLLRISLEIMMKTVSPEDQSVTFPMLQLAMTLYNLNRDEEAEQLAVEVLRIREKAFGKDSLPVGEALDCLVSIQTRLERADTELLELLKRVLKIQEKEFGYESEEILQTLKKIVFYLAKVGRKDEKFSMQKRLSVLRTKYKQMVRY, from the exons ATGGCAGCTTCGCTCCTATTTTCTCTACCATTAAGCAACAATCg GATTGCTCAGGCATGTGTTCCCTTCCTTCCAAGCCACCAGAATGGCATGAGATGCTTCTCAATGTTTCTCCAAAAGAAGAGATGCAACTTTGAACCATACATGATACTCAGTAAAACCATGAATCGTCAGTGTATATTTAAAACTTTTGCTTCAGTTTCCTCGATAAATGCAGATATGGTTTTCCAAGAAGATGTTGCTTCATCAGGTTCTTCAAATGAAAGTGCCTTCCTAAG CAGGTCTAGACCATTGCTTGATGATCCAAGTAATCCTTCAAATGGAGTGAACGATTTTGCGAGACAATTGCAAGAGTTATTTGATGAAGTGAAGGCAATGATTTTAATGGGAAACAGCAGTGATGCTATGGACTTACTCCAAGCAAATTATGAAATTGTGAAAGAACTGATCGATGCAGGTGCTAGAGGCATTGAAGAAGCTGCTATGCTTGACATCATAGCCTTGGGATACATGGCTATTGGTGATTTAGGGACTGTCGGCTCTATACTGAATTTG TTGAATATGgttattaaaaatctaaaagatgATGGGCCCCTTCTGGATTCAGTGCTTATGCATATGGGAAGCATGTATTCAGCTTTGGGAAAGTTTGAGAAATCTATGATCGCATATCAGAGAGTGATTAGTGTCCTAGAAAGCAAATATG GCAGAGGCGCTGAGAGCAAAGAATTGGTGGTTCCTTTATTTGGTCTAGGCAATCTCTTGATGAAGGAAGGAAGAACCACAGATGCAGagattcattttattag AATTTTAAACATTTATAGGAAGCTATATGGGGAAAATGATGGAAGATACGGCATGGCTTTGTGTTCCGTAGCCAATTTAAAGTGCTCAACAG GGAATGTAGAAGAAGCCATTGACTTGTATAGAAAAGCTCTTGAGGTTATCAAGGACTCAAATTATATGGCTAAGGATGATACTGTCATGGAGAAGATGAGGATTGATTTGGCAGAATTACTTCATGTTGTAGGAAG AGGAAAAGAAGGCCGAGAGCTGCTAGAGGAATGCTTGTTGATAACTGAAGAATATAAAGGAAAGGAGCATCCAAGCTCAGTTGCCCACCTTCTGAATCTTGCAACCTCCTATTCACAATCAAAGAACTTTGTTGAGGCTGAGCGCTTGTTGAGGATAAGTTTGGAGATCATGATGAAAACTGTGAGCCCTGAGGATCAATCTGTCACCTTCCCAATGTTGCAACTTGCAATGACTCTGTACAATTTAAATCGAGATGAAGAAGCAGAGCAACTTGCTGTAGAGGTTTTGCGCATTCGTGAGAAGGCATTTGGAAAAGATTCTCTTCCTGTTG GGGAGGCTCTGGACTGTTTGGTATCCATCCAGACCAGATTAGAGAGAGCTGATACTGAATTGCTAGAGTTGCTCAAGCGGGTGTTGAAAATTCAAGAGAAAGAGTTTGGTTATGAGAGTGAAGAGATTTTACAAACCCTAAAGAAAATTGTATTCTACTTGGCTAAAGTAGGAAGAAAGGATGAGAAATTTTCCATGCAGAAAAGATTATCTGTGCTCAGGACAAAGTATAAGCAAATGGTTCGATACTAG